A window of the Pararge aegeria chromosome 2, ilParAegt1.1, whole genome shotgun sequence genome harbors these coding sequences:
- the LOC120631945 gene encoding nucleoporin Nup43, whose product MPLNVQGTFVSQKINKIRWIPEDYVETKHFFTGSWDDDINSIKVWSFESLNEDEDVDCPRQLSEYKVEGDVTEIKFTDKKTIAASFSNGDVKMLEVSAYDKQTPLREVQSWKKLHNFGTDKCSCTSLDTLEGDIASIGEDGNVNILNGRRGDVTQAIKEADSCSLHSVCFIKLSEVITGNIRGHMKIWDIRSSNNKPAAAFLLAGDELAATCIVRHPTQPHIMLAGSESGALAVWDLRMNQFPTSLLNAHAAGVSEMQFHPENPNKLLTSSISGEVWDWNMETLTKKAQENYVPLEDKTAMNVNSLMPVLHKAINTVHCDKGRVLCGADNEAVYLIKNFKY is encoded by the exons atgccATTAAACGTACAAGGCACGTTTGTGTCgcagaaaattaataaaatacgatGGATTCCCGAAGATTATGTCGAAACAAAACACTTTTTCACCGGCAGTTGGGACGACGATATAAACTCAATAAAAGTTTGGAGTTTTGAGAGTTTGAATGAAGACGAAGACGTGGATTGTCCTCGCCAACTATCTGAGTACAAAGTGGAGGGCGATGTCACAGAAATTAAGTTTACAGACAAGAAAACTATAGCGGCTTCTTTTTCAAATGGTGATGTGAAAATGCTTGAAGTTAGTGCTTACGATAAACAGACACCACTCAGAGAAGTTCAATCCTGGAAGAAGTTACACAATTTTGG CACTGACAAATGTTCATGCACATCCCTAGACACATTAGAAGGTGACATAGCAAGTATAGGAGAAGATGGCAATGTGAATATATTGAACGGCCGCAGGGGGGATGTTACACAGGCAATCAAGGAGGCAGACAGCTGTTCATTGCATTCTGTGTGCTTTATTAAATTGAGTGag GTGATAACCGGCAACATAAGAGGCCACATGAAGATATGGGACATACGTTCCTCAAACAATAAACCAGCTGCAGCATTTCTTTTGGCCGGCGATGAGCTTGCAGCTACTTGTATAGTCCGACACCCGACCCAGCCGCATATCATGTTGGCGGGAAGTGAATcgg GTGCCTTAGCAGTATGGGACTTAAGGATGAACCAATTCCCAACGTCATTACTAAACGCCCATGCGGCTGGTGTATCAGAAATGCAATTCCATCCGGAAAACCCGAACAAACTGCTGACCTCTTCAATTTCCGGAGAAGTTTGGGATTGGAATATGGAAACGTTAACGAAGAAAGCACAAGAGAATTACGTGCCGTTGGAAGACAAAACCGCCATGAATGTGAACTCTTTGATGCCAGTGCTACACAAAGCTATAAACACCGTTCACTGCGACAAAGGCAGGGTACTGTGCGGTGCGGACAACGAAGCTGTGTATTTGATAAAGAATTTCAAGTATTAG